In a genomic window of Erigeron canadensis isolate Cc75 chromosome 5, C_canadensis_v1, whole genome shotgun sequence:
- the LOC122599275 gene encoding 50S ribosomal protein L12, chloroplastic-like has product MASSTLSTITLRTFTSSPPHQSPLFSPKQTTVDFPLIRPTTTTKLSTRFRPISAVATDETVTKLGDDISNLTLAQAQTLVEYLQEKLGVTAASFAPAAPVAAPGGAGADVAEVVEEKTEFDVVIDDVPSNARIATIKAVRALTSLALKEAKELIEGLPKKFKEGVSKDEAEEAKKQLEEAGAKVSIV; this is encoded by the coding sequence aTGGCGTCTTCAACTCTTTCAACAATCACTCTCCGCACTTTCACCTCCTCACCACCACACCAATCCCCACTCTTTTCCCCAAAACAAACCACCGTCGATTTCCCCCTCATCCGTCCAACAACCACCACAAAGCTCTCCACCCGTTTCCGCCCAATCTCCGCCGTCGCGACCGACGAAACCGTCACTAAACTAGGCGACGACATCTCCAACCTAACCCTAGCTCAAGCCCAAACGCTAGTGGAATACCTTCAAGAGAAACTAGGCGTCACCGCCGCTTCCTTCGCTCCCGCCGCTCCTGTTGCCGCTCCTGGTGGTGCGGGCGCTGACGTGGCGGAAGTTGTTGAAGAGAAAACTGAATTTGATGTCGTCATTGATGACGTCCCTAGCAATGCTAGGATTGCCACTATTAAAGCAGTTAGGGCTTTGACTAGTTTGGCTTTGAAAGAAGCTAAAGAGCTGATTGAAGGCCTTCCTAAAAAGTTTAAAGAAGGCGTGTCGAAAGACGAAGCCGAAGAGGCTAAAAAACAACTTGAAGAAGCCGGTGCTAAGGTCTCCATTGTTTAG